From Geomonas agri, one genomic window encodes:
- a CDS encoding endonuclease/exonuclease/phosphatase family protein translates to MPKTFSVMTYNVHSCIGTDRKLSPLRIAEIIDRCNPDIVALQELDAGLPRTQMIDQAHLIAMTLEMSFHFHSSIHLKEGGYGNAVLSRGEVRLIKAGAVPTDPLRTSFERRGAIWAEVTLRGHVIQVLATHFGLNRGERVQQARAITGHEWLEHPECSHPVVLCGDFNAMVGSQVYRLLTRQLHDVQRGLKGRFPRGTWPSQLPFMRIDHMFVSRELKVRQVWVPRTPLTRVASDHLPLVVTLELP, encoded by the coding sequence ATGCCCAAGACTTTCTCCGTCATGACCTACAACGTCCACAGTTGCATCGGTACCGATCGTAAGCTCTCACCGCTGCGTATCGCCGAGATCATCGACCGCTGCAACCCGGACATCGTTGCGCTGCAGGAACTCGATGCAGGATTGCCGCGCACCCAGATGATCGATCAGGCCCACCTCATCGCCATGACCCTGGAGATGTCGTTTCATTTCCACTCTTCCATACACCTGAAGGAAGGGGGGTACGGCAACGCCGTGCTCAGCCGCGGCGAGGTACGGCTCATCAAGGCGGGCGCGGTGCCCACCGACCCGCTGCGCACCTCCTTCGAACGCCGCGGCGCGATCTGGGCCGAGGTGACGCTGCGCGGCCACGTGATCCAGGTGCTCGCCACCCACTTCGGTTTGAACCGGGGGGAGCGGGTGCAGCAGGCACGCGCCATAACGGGTCATGAATGGCTGGAGCATCCGGAATGCAGCCACCCGGTGGTACTGTGCGGCGACTTCAACGCCATGGTGGGCTCGCAGGTGTACCGGCTTTTGACCCGGCAACTGCACGACGTGCAGCGCGGCCTAAAGGGACGCTTCCCTCGCGGCACTTGGCCGTCCCAGCTGCCGTTTATGCGCATCGACCACATGTTCGTGTCGCGTGAGCTCAAGGTACGCCAGGTATGGGTGCCGCGCACGCCGCTCACCAGGGTCGCCTCCGACCACCTGCCACTGGTGGTCACGCTGGAGTTGCCATGA
- a CDS encoding leucyl aminopeptidase yields the protein MNIEISSVHPLRHATSALVLGCFEDDKDQMYHDCDAALDGLLGRLAHSREFTGKNGSARVLHTLGKLTAERLVLVGLGKKKDMSPERLRQGAGNAVSALRGARVASFTSALHMASAAPDAVENAALGMLLGSYSFEQYKTKEKEERFGFDTMTVLLPPDQEQAGHEALQQAQIVCDGVSLARDLVSHPGNVVTPAYLAEAALELAQRNGLECRVYELAELEQMGMNALIGVGKGAAVTPRLIVLQYRGGKGRPVALVGKGITFDSGGISIKPGAGMEAMKTDMAGSAAVLGTLEAAARLKLPVNLVGVIPTAENMPDGNAFKPGDILTSLSGTTIEITNTDAEGRLILCDALHFARQQFKPAAMVDLATLTGACVVALGHEASGLMGNDQRLVDALKRAGDETGERVWPLPLWEEYGEVMKSDVADLKNAGSRDGGAISAGWFLKQFVGDTRWAHLDIAGTAWNDKARPYGPKGATGVGVRLLLEFLQAR from the coding sequence ATGAACATCGAAATTAGCTCAGTCCACCCGCTGCGGCACGCCACCTCCGCCCTGGTCCTCGGTTGTTTCGAGGACGATAAGGACCAGATGTACCACGACTGCGACGCCGCTCTGGACGGACTGCTCGGGCGCCTGGCGCATAGCCGTGAGTTCACCGGCAAGAACGGCTCCGCCCGGGTGCTGCACACGCTGGGGAAGCTCACCGCCGAGCGCCTGGTGCTGGTAGGACTGGGAAAGAAAAAGGACATGAGCCCTGAGCGTCTGCGCCAGGGTGCCGGCAATGCGGTATCCGCGCTACGCGGCGCGCGAGTTGCCTCCTTCACGAGCGCGCTGCACATGGCCAGTGCCGCCCCCGACGCGGTCGAGAATGCAGCCCTCGGAATGCTGCTCGGCAGCTACAGCTTTGAACAGTACAAGACCAAGGAAAAGGAAGAGCGTTTCGGGTTCGACACCATGACCGTGCTGCTCCCCCCAGACCAGGAGCAGGCCGGGCATGAAGCGCTGCAGCAGGCGCAAATCGTCTGCGACGGCGTCTCGCTGGCGCGGGACCTCGTTTCCCATCCCGGCAACGTGGTGACGCCGGCCTACCTCGCCGAAGCCGCCCTGGAGCTCGCGCAGCGCAATGGGCTGGAGTGCCGGGTCTACGAACTCGCTGAGTTGGAGCAGATGGGAATGAATGCTCTGATCGGCGTCGGCAAGGGGGCGGCCGTCACGCCACGCCTGATCGTACTGCAGTACCGCGGCGGCAAGGGGCGTCCGGTAGCGCTGGTCGGCAAGGGGATCACCTTCGATTCCGGCGGCATTTCCATCAAGCCCGGCGCCGGCATGGAGGCGATGAAAACCGACATGGCCGGCAGCGCCGCGGTACTCGGAACTCTAGAAGCGGCGGCACGGCTCAAGCTCCCGGTGAACCTGGTAGGCGTCATCCCCACCGCAGAGAACATGCCCGACGGCAATGCTTTCAAGCCGGGCGACATCCTCACCTCCCTGTCCGGGACCACCATCGAGATCACCAACACCGACGCCGAAGGACGCTTGATCCTGTGCGACGCGCTCCACTTCGCCCGGCAGCAATTCAAGCCCGCCGCCATGGTGGATCTCGCCACCCTTACCGGGGCCTGCGTGGTCGCCCTGGGGCACGAGGCGAGCGGCCTGATGGGCAACGACCAGCGCCTGGTGGACGCCTTGAAGCGGGCCGGCGACGAGACAGGCGAGCGGGTCTGGCCGCTGCCGCTTTGGGAGGAGTACGGCGAGGTCATGAAGAGCGACGTCGCCGATCTGAAGAATGCCGGCAGCAGGGACGGCGGCGCCATCAGCGCCGGGTGGTTCTTGAAGCAGTTCGTGGGTGACACCCGCTGGGCGCACCTGGACATTGCCGGCACCGCCTGGAACGACAAGGCCCGCCCCTACGGCCCCAAAGGCGCCACCGGCGTCGGCGTGCGGCTGCTGCTGGAGTTCCTGCAGGCGCGATAA